A window of the Henckelia pumila isolate YLH828 chromosome 3, ASM3356847v2, whole genome shotgun sequence genome harbors these coding sequences:
- the LOC140888334 gene encoding uncharacterized protein has product MALTNITTDESALLAFKSQLSLDPSHILSQNWSHYSPTCEWIGVTCSIRHKRVGAIDLSNMGLGGNLPSQLGNLSFLVSLNLRNNSFRGQLPKELAQLHRLRFLDFGFNHFVGDIPSWWFGTMVELRFLNLRNNSFTGSIPSTITNMSKLEVLDLSYNPLQGSIPEEIGSLLNLKRLAIQDNNLTGVIPLSVFNSSSMEFLGFTKNSLSGNLPEGMWRGLSNLKGLYLSINELEGPLPPNISECSQLRFLSLSFNKFSGSIPTEIGNARALERLYLGSNHFTGTIPQGTGNLSNLEQLDLSQNNLTGNISASHLNIKIESTFGLIFNEIVLQHDISDVSSLWNEGLPNLKELYLNDNFLVGEIPDSISNSSQLTIFSISSNAFSGQVPKSFGKLNLLERLMLFENNFVSETSELSFITPLKNCSHLWEFDFAENPLNGILPASVGNLSTSVEYFHAEKCGLRGSIPEGFGNLENLVTLTLLSNDLTGAIPNTFVNLKKFQGLYLYDNRLSGYIPNNLCTLQSLNVVALGQNQITGSIPDCIGNITSLRTLYLRNNRLNSVIPTSLWKLNDLLELNLASNFLTGFLPPDIVNLQVAVVLDLSENQMTGIIPSSIEGLESIVNLSLARNRFQGYIPQSIGKLVSLEMLDLSHNNLSGTIPKSLEVLQYLKYFDVSFNELTGPIPAGGPFKSFSSHFFMSNGGLCGDPRYGVPPCQENTVSVLKRKKVILRNVFIFLGISMLVFVVALSYILARYRKTNKTETPTDISLNTAPSRFPYHELVEATEGYNESHLLGTGSYGSVYKARLQNGEDVAVKVFNLQSEGGFKSFDTECEVLRRLRHRNLCKVIGSCSNEEFKALVLEYMPNGSLEKLLYLGNNLLNMAQRLKIMIDVACALEYLHHDYSTPIVHCDLKPSNVLLDDAMVAHLSDFGIAKLLSDGVSITVTRTLATLGYIAPEYGLEGLVSVRCDVYSYGIMLMEVFTRTKPNDTKFTGDLSLRRWVNDSVPNAIEEVIDSELLSGDERYLDENLECLVSIMEIALKCSLENPSERIISMKSVVVALKKIMSKLLRYSTPQ; this is encoded by the exons ATGGCGCTAACCAACATAACCACTGATGAATCTGCCCTTCTTGCTTTCAAATCCCAACTCAGTTTAGACCCTTCTCATATTTTGTCTCAAAACTGGTCCCATTATTCCCCAACGTGCGAATGGATTGGAGTTACGTGCAGTATTCGCCACAAAAGAGTTGGTGCTATAGATCTTTCCAACATGGGACTTGGCGGAAATCTGCCGTCACAACTGGGAAACCTGTCGTTCCTAGTTTCTCTAAACTTGAGAAATAACAGTTTTCGTGGCCAACTTCCCAAAGAGTTGGCCCAGTTGCATAGGCTCAGATTCTTGGATTTTGGGTTCAACCACTTTGTAGGTGACATCCCTTCTTGGTGGTTTGGAACCATGGTTGAACTTCGGTTCTTGAATCTTCGTAACAATAGTTTCACCGGTTCGATCCCGAGTACCATCACGAATATGTCCAAGCTTGAAGTTTTGGATTTATCATATAATCCTTTACAGGGAAGCATCCCAGAAGAGATTGGAAGTTTGTTGAACTTGAAAAGATTGGCAATTCAAGATAACAATCTTACTGGTGTTATACCGTTGTCGGTTTTCAACTCATCCTCCATGGAATTTCTTGGTTTTACGAAGAATAGTTTGTCTGGTAATCTACCAGAAGGAATGTGGCGCGGCCTTTCAAATTTGAAAGGGCTTTATCTGTCTATCAATGAGTTGGAAGGCCCATTACCGCCAAATATTTCTGAATGTTCACAGCTTAGGTTTCTTTCCTTGTCATTCAATAAATTTAGTGGCTCCATACCAACAGAAATTGGAAACGCAAGGGCACTTGAAAGATTGTATCTTGGTTCCAACCATTTTACAG GAACAATTCCACAAGGGACGGGCAATCTTTCCAATTTGGAACAACTCGACTTGTCACAGAATAACTTAACTGGTAATATCTCAGCATCCCATCTCAACATTAAGATAGAATCAACTTTTGG ATTAATTTTTAATGAAATAGTGCTTCAACATGATATAA GTGACGTTTCATCTCTTTGGAATGAAGGGCTGCCTAATCTGAAAGAACTCTACCTCAATGACAATTTTTTGGTCGGAGAAATCCCTGATTCTATCTCGAATTCATCTCAACTTACCATTTTCTCCATTTCTTCCAACGCTTTCAGCGGACAAGTTCCCAAATCCTTTGGCAAGTTGAATCTTTTAGAaagattgatgttatttgagaacAATTTTGTTAGTGAAACTTCAGAGCTAAGCTTCATCACTCCATTGAAAAATTGCAGCCACCTGTGGGAGTTCGATTTCGCGGAGAATCCTCTAAATGGAATTCTTCCGGCTTCTGTCGGGAATCTCTCCACCTCTGTAGAATATTTCCACGCCGAAAAATGTGGTCTTCGAGGCAGCATTCCTGAGGGATTTGGAAATCTTGAAAATTTGGTTACTCTAACCCTCTTAAGTAATGATCTAACGGGAGCTATTCCGAATACTTTTGTAaacttgaaaaaatttcaaggaTTATATCTCTATGACAACAGATTAAGTGGATACATTCCTAATAATCTCTGTACATTACAGAGCTTGAATGTAGTAGCTCTTGGCCAGAATCAGATCACTGGTTCTATCCCTGACTGCATAGGAAACATTACTTCTCTCAGGACACTATACTTGAGGAAtaacagattaaattctgtcATACCCACAAGCCTCTGGAAACTCAATGATCTTCTCGAATTGAATCTAGCTTCTAATTTTTTGACGGGTTTTCTACCTCCAGATATTGTAAATCTTCAAGTTGCAGTTGTTTTAGATTTGTCAGAAAATCAAATGACAGGCATCATTCCTAGTTCCATTGAAGGCTTAGAAAGCATTGTCAATCTTTCTTTGGCACGAAACAGATTTCAGGGATATATTCCCCAGTCCATTGGTAAGTTAGTGAGTTTGGAGATGCTTGATCTTTCACACAACAATCTTTCTGGAACAATTCCAAAGTCATTGGAAGTACTTCAATATCTCAAGTACTTTGATGTTTCTTTCAACGAGTTAACGGGTCCAATCCCTGCTGGTGGCCCCTTTAAATCCTTTTCAAGCCACTTCTTCATGTCTAATGGAGGACTTTGTGGTGATCCTAGATATGGAGTTCCACCTTGTCAAGAAAATACCGTCTCTGTGTTGAAGAGGAAGAAAGTGATTCTTCGTAACGTATTCATTTTCTTGGGGATCTCCATGCTAGTTTTCGTGGTAGCGTTGTCATATATACTTGCAAGGTACCGCAAGACAAACAAGACAGAAACTCCAACAGATATTTCATTGAATACAGCACCTTCACGATTCCCGTATCATGAACTTGTAGAGGCGACTGAAGGGTACAATGAGAGCCATTTACTTGGTACAGGAAGTTATGGTTCGGTCTACAAAGCGAGACTTCAGAATGGAGAGGATGTGGCGGTAAAAGTGTTCAACTTGCAATCAGAAGGTGGATTCAAGAGTTTTGACACTGAATGCGAAGTACTACGCAGGCTTCGCCATAGAAATCTCTGCAAAGTCATTGGTAGTTGCTCCAATGAAGAGTTCAAGGCATTGGTTCTCGAATATATGCCGAATGGAAGCCTCGAGAAGTTGCTATATTTGGGAAACAACTTGTTGAATATGGCGCAGAGACTGAAGATAATGATAGATGTAGCATGTGCATTGGAATATCTACACCATGATTACTCGACACCTATAGTTCACTGTGATTTAAAGCCAAGCAATGTGCTCTTAGATGATGCTATGGTTGCCCATTTGAGCGATTTTGGAATCGCTAAGCTATTGAGCGATGGAGTTAGCATTACTGTCACAAGGACTCTTGCAACATTAGGCTACATAGCCCCAG AATATGGTTTGGAAGGATTGGTGTCGGTAAGATGTGACGTTTACAGCTACGGCATAATGTTGATGGAAGTTTTCACGAGAACGAAGCCGAATGATACAAAATTTACAGGGGATTTAAGCCTAAGGAGGTGGGTGAATGATTCGGTGCCTAATGCAATTGAAGAGGTGATAGATTCAGAATTGTTGAGtggagatgaaagatatttggACGAAAATCTGGAATGTTTGGTGTCAATAATGGAGATAGCTTTGAAATGTTCATTGGAGAATCCGAGTGAAAGGATAATTAGCATGAAATCTGTTGTTGTAGCACTGAAAAAGATCATGTCTAAACTCCTTCGCTATAGTACTCCACAATAA